A single genomic interval of Corylus avellana chromosome ca10, CavTom2PMs-1.0 harbors:
- the LOC132164769 gene encoding uncharacterized protein LOC132164769, with product MRKRRVRSQSSETLISNPEAEEKGGEGNTGKEGKGFFACYLLISLSPRHKGQTYIGFTVNPRRRIRQHNGEIVSGAWRTKKKRPWEMVFCIYGFPTNVSALQFEWAWQHPNESLAVRKAAASFKSLSGIANKIKLAYTMLTLPAWQRLNITINFFSTKYTQHSAGCPILPEHMKVQVCPMDELPCYTEIDESLSENEDDRDDKEECDGDSIASGVAQETVPDSDSIVQNSADYEDNIDKTTDGLYKWSNEVGEDCTQPLDFIKSQMTEMRTTSSIVTGYFGVEEIDEDRDMIKDSSVELHRPARNLLTNVVAGDKVQPPSSSSFVPCQVEIIDVSTPSPDCRASLCGKKRRVRVVCPAIIDLTKSPNFIQL from the exons atgaggaaAAGAAGGGTGCGATCGCAGAGCTCAGAAACCCTAATTTCGAACCCGGAAGCAGAAGAAAAGGGTGGAGAAGGAAACACAGGAAAAGAAGGGAAAGGGTTTTTCGCGTGCTATCTGCTGATCTCCCTCAGCCCACGCCACAAGGGCCAAACCTACATCGG ATTTACGGTGAACCCGCGGCGTCGCATAAGGCAGCACAATGGTGAAATAGTGAGTGGTGCGTGGAGGACCAAGAAAAAGAGACCCTGGGAAATGGTTTTCTGCATCTATGGTTTCCCAACAAACGTCTCGGCTCTCCAg TTTGAATGGGCCTGGCAGCACCCAAATGAATCACTGGCAGTAAGAAAGGCAGCTGCAAGCTTTAAATCTCTTTCTGGTATTGCCAATAAGATCAAACTGGCATACACAATGCTCACCCTCCCTGCCTGGCAAAG GCTGAACAtcactataaattttttttcaacgaAGTACACACAGCATTCTGCTGGTTGCCCAATCTTGCCCGAGCATATGAAGGTCCAAGTTTGCCCAATGGATGAGCTTCCGTGCTATACTGAAATAGATGAGAGTTTAAGTGAAAATGAAGATGACAGGGATGATAAAGAAGAATGTGATGGAGATAGTATTGCCAGTGGAGTTGCGCAAGAAACAGTACCGGATTCGGATTCTATTGTTCAAAATTCGGCGGACTATGAGGATAATATCGACAAGACAACTGATGGTCTTTATAAATGGAGTAACGAAGTAGGAGAAGATTGTACACAGCCACTTGATTTCATCAAATCACAGATGACTGAGATGAGAACAACATCTTCAATTGTTACTGGCTACTTTGGTGTTGAAGAAATTGATGAAGATAGAGATATGATTAAAGATAGTAGTGTTGAATTGCATCGACCAGCTAGGAATCTATTAACCAATGTTGTGGCTGGTGATAAAGTTCAACCACCAAGCAGCAGCAGTTTTGTGCCTTGCCAAGTTGAGATAATTGATGTGTCAACCCCATCTCCTGACTGCAGAGCTAGTTTATGCGGCAAGAAGAGAAGAGTGAGAGTTGTTTGTCCTGCGATTATCGACTTGACTAAATCTCCCAATTTTATCCAATTATAG
- the LOC132164711 gene encoding uncharacterized protein LOC132164711 produces the protein MSREAGLRFKLSKKLKIASGRSENSNDENKRVESIHNNDRKGKFKPMSFDRKKKRIFAEQDSGGEVTSSGNAKVASRKGLSSKGWNRVKDDFYTEKHKKSPQSIRVSSRTESSTSEAKYSRKFKDIVKSARASNRAKAEDVDNFEIEKNNKKSPRSTWTPSKTDNSTSETRHSSRKRKETIESARESNRTKAKDVDGMDFGGIGSSKKHAKSTFDSSKRLDLNQKKFSDVSPSKSAKKKVQGKRGLDDDSEVLDEQPKKSKRVIRIDRHDISNKRLDDGIVINESAKEKKKDLEKQTEISKNAQFRAIQPSPSILSFVEDNLLGRRRSIELRRAGYNIELSAPLDNIPFSTSSERERIEENIFRNKLTFFAAAKASSSFPPPDLPEIAFAGRSNVGKSSLLNALTRQWGVARTSDKPGLTQTINFFNLGPKHCLVDLPGYGFAYAKEEVKDAWEELVKEYVSTRVALKRVCLLIDTKWGMKPRDHELIDLMERSQTKYQIVLTKTDVVFPIDLARRAMQIEENLKRNKSLVQPVMMVSSKSGAGIRSLRTALSKIARFAKI, from the exons ATGTCTAGAGAGGCAGGCTTAAGGTTTAAGCTTAGTAAGAAACTCAAAATTGCAAGTGGGAGATCTGAGAATTCCaatgatgaaaataaaagagttgAAAGCATACATAATAATGACAGAAAGGGAAAGTTTAAACCTATGAGTTTTgataggaaaaagaagagaattttTGCTGAGCAAGATTCGGGTGGGGAAGTAACTTCTTCTGGTAATGCAAAGGTGGCTAGTAGAAAGGGTTTGTCTAGTAAAGGATGGAATCGGGTGAAAGATGATTTTTATACTGAAAAACACAAGAAATCTCCTCAATCAATACGTGTTTCTAGTAGAACAGAGAGCTCAACGTCTGAAGCCAAATACTCTCGTAAATTTAAGGACATAGTGAAAAGTGCACGGGCATCTAATAGAGCAAAGGCAGAGGATgttgataattttgaaatagaaaaaaacaataaaaaatctCCTCGCTCGACATGGACTCCTAGTAAAACAGATAATTCAACTTCTGAAACCAGACATTCTTCTCGTAAACGTAAGGAAACAATAGAAAGCGCCCGGGAATCTAATAGAACCAAGGCAAAGGATGTCGATGGAATGGATTTTGGTGGCATTGGTTCATCTAAGAAACATGCCAAAAGTACATTTGACTCAAGTAAGCGCCTGGATCTGAATCAAAAGAAATTCTCAGATGTATCTCCATCAAAGTCTGCCAAAAAAAAGGTCCAGGGAAAAAGAGGGTTGGATGATGATTCAGAAGTGCTAGATGAACAGCCAAAGAAGAGCAAACGGGTAATTCGGATTGATCGCCATGATATCTCAAATAAGCGGCTAGATGATGGCATTGTTATTAACG AAAGTgccaaagagaagaaaaaggattTGGAGAAGCAAACTGAAATCTCGAAAAATGCACAATTCCGGGCAATACAACCCAGTCCCTCAATCCTTTCCTTTGTGGAAGATAAT TTGTTGGGCCGTAGACGCTCGATTGAGCTCCGGAGGGCTGGCTATAACATTGAACTTTCTGCCCCATTAGATAATATCCCCTTCTCTACCAGCTCTGAAAGAGAACGTATTGAAGAGAAT ATATTTAGGaataaattgacattttttgcTGCTGCAAAAGCTTCATCATCATTTCCTCCTCCTGATCTTCCAGAGATAGCATTTGCAG GTAGGTCAAATGTTGGGAAGTCGTCGCTACTTAATGCGCTTACCAGACAATGGGGTGTTGCTAGGACGTCTGACAAGCCCGGCCTTACTCag ACTATTAATTTCTTCAACCTGGGACCAAAACATTGCTTGGTTGATTTGCCTGGGTATGGCTTTGCCTATGCAAAAGAAGAAGTTAAGGATGCTTGGGAGGAGCTT GTAAAGGAGTATGTTTCCACTAGAGTTGCTCTGAAACGGGTATGCCTGCTTATTGATACAAAATGGGGTATGAAGCCAAGGGATCATGAACTCATCGATCTTATGGAAAG ATCTCAAACTAAATACCAGATTGTATTAACCAAGACGGATGTGGTTTTCCCTATTGATCTGGCACGCCGTGCGATGCAAATTGAAGAG AATCTCAAGAGGAATAAGTCTCTAGTTCAACCAGTG ATGATGGTAAGCTCGAAATCTGGAGCTGGTATCCGAAGTTTAAGAACTGCGCTTTCTAAGATTGCACGATTTGCCAAGATCTAA
- the LOC132164770 gene encoding uncharacterized protein LOC132164770 → MCPLRLILIFLSATLAGFFVLRNLKSEQPLQVVDTDTDTDENVVVKDPNASKVSKAFWTCVDMASGRYLWRHLVSPSSKRSD, encoded by the exons ATGTGTCCGTTGAGGCTGATTCTGATATTTCTCTCCGCCACGCTGGCCGGTTTCTTCGTCCTCAGAAACCTCAAGTCAGAGCAACCCCTCCAAGTCGTCGATACCGACACCGACACCGACGAAAACGTCGTCGTCAAGGATCCCAATGCAAGCAAG GTGAGCAAGGCGTTCTGGACCTGTGTGGACATGGCCAGTGGTCGCTACCTCTGGAGGCATTTGGTCTCTCCGTCTTCCAAGCGCTCCGATTGA
- the LOC132163478 gene encoding CBL-interacting serine/threonine-protein kinase 11: MPEIQNVPDGNNNNALFGKYEVGRLLGCGAFAKVYHARNVSTGQSVAIKVISKKKISATTSLMSNIKREISIMRRLNHPHIVKLHEVLASKTKIYFVMDFVKGGELFAKVAKARFTEDLSRRYFQQLISAVGYCHSRGVFHRDLKPENLLVDENGNLKVSDFGLSAVRGQVRHDGLLHTLCGTPAYVAPEILSKKGYDGAKVDVWSCGVVLYVLNAGYLPFNDPNLMAMYKKIYKGEYRCPKWFSLDLKRFLSRLLATDPEKRITVDEILRDPWFKKGYKEVSFYEEVEKEEEPKVKDMNAFDLISFSSGLDLSGLFADSDNSVSDGDRLLLTESPEKVVEEMEEYAKADENDLRVRKKKEWGVELEGENGNLVIGVEVYRLTDGLVVVEAKRRIGEAESFKDMWNNKLRPRLVGGLTAQLAGTSSQVPQITN, translated from the coding sequence ATGCCAGAGATCCAAAATGTTCCCGACGGGAACAACAACAACGCCTTGTTCGGAAAGTACGAGGTGGGGAGGCTCCTCGGATGCGGGGCCTTTGCCAAGGTCTACCACGCGCGCAATGTCAGCACGGGGCAGAGCGTGGCGATCAAGGTCATCAGCAAGAAGAAGATCTCCGCCACGACCAGTTTGATGTCGAACATCAAGCGCGAGATTTCCATCATGCGGCGGCTCAACCACCCCCATATCGTCAAGCTCCACGAGGTCCTCGCCTCCAAGACCAAGATCTATTTCGTCATGGATTTCGTCAAGGGCGGCGAGCTTTTCGCCAAGGTCGCCAAAGCCCGCTTCACGGAAGATCTCAGCCGCCGCTACTTCCAGCAGCTTATCTCCGCCGTCGGATACTGCCACTCCCGCGGGGTCTTCCACCGCGACCTCAAGCCCGAGAACCTCCTCGTCGACGAAAATGGGAATCTCAAGGTCTCTGATTTCGGCCTCAGCGCTGTCAGGGGCCAGGTCCGGCACGACGGGCTGTTGCATACTCTCTGCGGCACGCCGGCCTACGTTGCGCCGGAGATTCTCTCCAAGAAAGGCTACGACGGCGCAAAGGTGGATGTGTGGTCGTGCGGCGTCGTTTTGTACGTGTTGAACGCCGGCTACTTGCCGTTCAACGACCCGAATTTGATGGCCATGTACAAGAAGATTTACAAGGGAGAGTATCGGTGCCCCAAGTGGTTCTCTCTGGATCTCAAACGGTTTTTGTCTCGGCTTCTCGCCACCGACCCGGAGAAGAGGATCACCGTCGACGAGATCCTGAGGGACCCATGGTTCAAGAAGGGGTACAAGGAGGTGAGTTTCTACGAAGAAGTCGAGAAAGAAGAGGAGCCCAAGGTTAAAGACATGAATGCCTTCGATCTCATCTCCTTCTCCTCCGGTTTGGACCTCTCCGGTTTGTTCGCTGACTCGGACAACTCGGTGAGCGACGGAGACCGACTCCTATTAACCGAGTCGCCCGAGAAAGTCGTCGAGGAAATGGAGGAATACGCTAAAGCCGATGAAAAcgacttgagagtgaggaagaagaaggaatgGGGCGTGGAGCTGGAAGGAGAGAACGGTAATTTGGTAATAGGAGTGGAGGTTTACCGGTTAACCGACGGTCTGGTAGTAGTGGAGGCTAAGAGGAGAATTGGGGAAGCTGAGTCCTTCAAAGATATGTGGAACAACAAGCTTAGACCTCGCCTCGTCGGTGGCCTAACGGCTCAACTGGCCGGAACTTCCTCCCAGGTCCCCCagattacaaattaa
- the LOC132164768 gene encoding CBL-interacting serine/threonine-protein kinase 10, translating into MLSMENKSNVLMQSYELGRLLGQGTFAKVYHARGIKTNQSVAIKVIDKEKVLKVGLIEQIKREISVMRLVRHPNIIQLYEVMATKTKIYFVMEYAKGGELFNKVSKGKLKEDVARKYFQQLLDAVDFCHTRGVYHRDIKPENLLLDENEDLKVSDFGLSALAESKRQDGLLHTTCGTPAYVAPEVINRKGYDGAKADIWSCGVVLYVLLAGYLPFHDSNLMEMYRKIGKAEYKCPNWFPPEVRRLLSKMLDPNPSTRASIAKIKESSWFRKGLNSKHIKSVTRSDMDASGPCENSSTSADPKQESAKPPSLNAFDIISLSAGFDLSGLFEADFQKREARFTSRKPASVIISKLEDIARRLRMKVMKKEAGLLKLEGLKEGRKGILSIDAEIFEVTPSFHLVEVKKSNGDSLEYQQILRENIRPSLKDIVWVWQGEQQQQLPELQEQQQNDQEQQQHDQEQRQEQ; encoded by the coding sequence ATGCTTTCaatggaaaataaatcaaatgtGTTGATGCAAAGTTATGAATTGGGGAGACTACTGGGGCAGGGAACCTTTGCGAAGGTTTACCATGCGAGGGGTATAAAAACTAATCAGAGTGTGGCCATCAAGGTAATAGACAAAGAAAAGGTTTTGAAGGTTGGACTCATTGAGCAGATCAAGCGAGAAATATCTGTTATGAGACTGGTTAGACACCCTAATATCATACAGCTCTATGAGGTCATGGCTACCAAGACTAAGATTTACTTCGTCATGGAATATGCTAAGGGTGGTGAGCTATTTAACAAGGTGTCTAAAGGAAAGCTGAAGGAGGATGTTGCACGGAAATATTTTCAGCAGCTACTCGATGCAGTTGATTTCTGTCACACTCGGGGTGTTTATCACCGTGATATAAAGCCAGAGAACCTATTACTTGATGAAAATGAGGATCTGAAGGTCTCTGATTTTGGGTTAAGTGCCCTTGCTGAATCAAAGCGCCAAGATGGGCTACTCCATACCACTTGTGGCACTCCTGCTTATGTCGCTCCTGAAGTCATTAACAGGAAAGGCTACGATGGGGCCAAAGCTGACATTTGGTCTTGTGGGGTGGTTCTGTATGTCTTATTGGCAGGTTATCTCCCGTTTCATGACTCAAATTTGATGGAGATGTATAGGAAGATTGGAAAAGCAGAATATAAGTGCCCTAATTGGTTCCCGCCAGAAGTTCGCAGGCTGCTGTCGAAGATGTTGGATCCAAACCCCAGTACTAGGGCTTCCATAGCCAAGATTAAGGAAAGTTCATGGTTCAGAAAAGGATTGAACTCTAAACATATTAAATCTGTGACTCGTTCAGATATGGATGCTTCTGGTCCCTGTGAGAATAGCAGTACGAGTGCTGACCCAAAGCAAGAGTCGGCTAAACCACCAAGCTTGAATGCTTTCGATATTATTTCCCTTTCCGCTGGCTTTGATCTTTCTGGTTTATTTGAAGCAGATTTTCAAAAGAGAGAAGCAAGATTTACTTCCAGAAAACCCGCCTCAGTCATCATCTCTAAGCTGGAAGATATTGCTAGGCGTTTGAGGATGAAAGTGATGAAAAAGGAAGCAGGTTTGTTGAAATTGGAGGGACTAAAGGAAGGTAGGAAGGGGATCTTGTCCATTGATGCAGAGATCTTTGAGGTCACTCCGTCTTTTCATTTGGTGGAGGTGAAGAAATCAAATGGAGATTCCTTAGAATATCAGCAGATATTGAGGGAGAATATAAGGCCTTCTCTTAAGGATATTGTTTGGGTATGGCAAGGTGAGCAACAGCAGCAACTGCCAGAGCTGCAGGAGCAGCAGCAAAATGACCAGGAGCAGCAGCAACATGACCAGGAGCAGCGCCAGGAACAATAA